One region of Sebastes fasciatus isolate fSebFas1 chromosome 1, fSebFas1.pri, whole genome shotgun sequence genomic DNA includes:
- the igfn1.3 gene encoding immunoglobulin-like and fibronectin type III domain-containing protein 1, translating to MFKIRKAKDEEPTAPGQVKIKIKSKVPGVMITQCVEELPEGMTTPDFTRKPIALTIQEGKTVIFRSVITGNPTPTVTWERNNGAIDEERCQMIHDTSSGEYQLQMPGITVDQADTYKCFARNEYGKAVVTASLHVIEVGFKKSRAMQESRTAIREIPEDFKKALNKVEFEAKEEKKPVIDEKFWELLMSADKKDYEAICAKYGVTDFRRMLNKLSEKKIERQQEQEKVVERLCNLKPIAMKDDGDAEFELEMSLKDPTSKIFIFKDGVMIPFDMDTEVKHGLKQVGKKFVFSINGVDPDDAGLYQVEVDGVKIFSTDFKLPPVDFLVKIQDVKPEEREDAVFECVISQPMKKINWMGKNTPLEQGDKYDIIVSEDMLIHTLVVKDCMPLDKGIYAAVTGHVSCNAWLIVEADNDPNSLGKKKARKTTRAGGGGDDLLKIAEEQNAKVQKERGELMAKAKAEAEAAAAAAAAAAAEKAAAKAEAEAKARAEREAKAKAKAEAKAKAKAEAKAKPKAKTEKKTKAKAEATDDVEEEDEEEEEEEDEEDVQQEEGEAPAEVADDEEGEHVQEKRKRVREGPLVPETVIDPGVYFTGGLSDVTAIIGTDAELVCKLSSEDCDGVWYKDGKEITATDDICIVKDGTYRKLIIKNCKEDDTGKYRCEADGRKTEAALSVEDPPRINPDDLAEFRKPVIIKTGKDAVFKLPFLGREPMKIQWYNEGEELLEDTHIKIEKSSTHSRLLLTKCKRKISGEIKIKIKNECGTIEAITQLVILDKPTPPLGPVDIIESSSTCIDFKWRIPKDNGGSPITDYIMERQQIGRNSRKKLGKIGPEPKYRDTDVDHGRKYCYHIRAETDQGISEKMETDDIQAGTKAYPGAPSKPTIVSAFKDCINLAWSAPTNTGGTNILGYNVEKRKNGSNLWGLVNPPEELIREKKYAVKDVVEGLEYEFRVSAINISGAGEPSTPSEFVFARDPKKPPGKVIDLKVTESTYSTLSLSWTKPTEEEGVQDEAKGYFVELRPAEDPEWGRCNSNAIFMTSYTIMGLKSMAMYWVRVVATNDGGDGEPQELNNYIIAMPPPVRPQFTDKKMKTFIVMKAGNCARINFNFQASPMPAIKWLKDGLPVGKHVRVINTDTSSQLMIPSSERHDTGIYTIILKNLVGQETSSVEIRITDEPKPPGPVELEENVSGTVTVSWTASPDEKKDDRLHYMITKRDSVKRTWQTVADHLFNNKYTIINIMPGRQYKFRIYTRNDMGLSKPSESATWEVKKRKEIFSLNLPESKNCSFEAPPSFSVPLKMHNSPESYECYMSCAVTGNPKPYVTWYRNSINLNTNTNYYITNTCGVCSMVILKVGPKDCGDYTVIAENPLGREECSTKLVVKD from the exons ATGTTTAAAATACGTAAAGCAAAGGATGAGGAGCCAACTGCTCCAGGGCAGG tgaaaattaaaataaagtcaaaggtgCCTGGAGTTATGATCACCCAGTGTGTGGAAGAACTACCTGAAGGAATGACCACCCCAGATTTCACTCGGAAACCCATTGCTCTAACTATTCAAGAAG GAAAAACGGTTATCTTCAGATCAGTCATTACTGGCAACCCAACACCGACTGTGACCTGGGAGAGAAACAATGGGGCAATTGATGAAGAAAGGTGCCAAATGATCCATGATACAAGTTCTGGTGAATACCAACTACAG ATGCCTGGTATAACGGTGGATCAAGCTGACACCTACAAGTGTTTCGCCAGAAATGAATATGGAAAAGCGGTTGTAACTGCTTCGCTTCATGTTATTGAGG TTGGCTTTAAAAAGAGCAGAGCCATGCAAGAATCAAGAACAG CTATCCGAGAGATACCCGAGGACTTCAAAAAGGCCTTAAATAA ggTCGAGTTTGAggcaaaagaagagaaaaagccAGTAATCGATGAAAAGTTTTGGGAACTGTTGATGAGTGCAGACAAGAAAGATTATGAGGCCATCTGTGCTAAGTATGGTGTCACTGATTTTCGGCGGATGCTGAATAAACTAAGTGAGAAGAAGATTGAAAGGCAACAAGAGCAAGAAAAG GTTGTTGAAAGGCTATGCAACCTAAAGCCTATTGCAATGAAGGATGATGGTGATGCAGAGTTTGAACTTGAAATGTCCCTTAAAGACCCTACCAGCAAAATCTTCATATTCAAG GATGGAGTTATGATTCCTTTTGATATGGACACAGAGGTCAAACATGGACTGAAGCAAGTAGGAAAGAAGTTTGTTTTTAGCATCAATGGTGTTGACCCAGATGATGCGGGATTATACCAAGTGGAGGTTGATGGGGTTAAGATCTTCTCGACTGACTTCAAAC TTCCACCTGTGGACTTCTTggtcaagattcaagatgtgaaaccagaggaaagagaggacgctgtgtttgagtgtgtcatCTCGCAACCCATGAAAAAGATAAACTGGATGGGAAAGAATACCCCACTAGAGCAAGGGGATAAATATGACATCATTGTGTCGGAGGACATGCTGATTCACACATTGGTGGTGAAGGACTGCATGCCATTGGACAAAGGAATTTATGCGGCCGTGACTGGGCATGTATCCTGCAATGCCTGGCTTATAGTGGAAG CTGACAATGATCCAAACTCGCTTGGAAAGAAGAAAGCCCGCAAAACAACCAGAGCAGGTGGTGGTGGAGACGACCTTTTGAAGATTGCTGAGGAGCAAAATGCTAAggtacagaaagagagaggggagttGATGGCAAAGGCAAAGGCAGAGGCagaagctgcagctgcagcagctgccgcGGCTGCAGCTGAGAAAGCAGCAGCCAAAGCCGAAGCCGAAGCTAAGGCTAGAGCAGAAAGAGAAGCCAAAGCTAAGGCTAAAGCTGaagctaaagctaaagctaaagcCGAAGCTAAAGCCAAGCCAAAGgcaaagacagagaaaaagacaaaggCAAAGGCAGAAGCAACCGAtgatgtggaggaagaggatgaagaagaagaggaggaagaggatgaagaggatgtaCAGCAGGAAGAGGGAGAGGCTCCTGCTGAAGTTGCTGATGATGAAGAAGGAGAGCATGttcaagagaaaagaaagagagtgagagaaggcCCACTTGTCCCTGAAACAGTCATTG ACCCAGGAGTATACTTCACCGGCGGACTGTCAGATGTAACCGCAATTATTGGTACTGATGCAGAACTGGTCTGCAAGCTGAGCAGTGAGGACTGTGACGGAGTCTGGTACAAAGATGGGAAAGAG ATAACAGCTACAGACGATATCTGTATTGTTAAAGATGGGACTTATCGCAAACTAATTATCAAAAACTGCAAAGAAGATGATACTGGAAAGTACCGCTGTGAAGCTGACGGGCGTAAAACCGAGGCTGCACTTAGTGTTGAAG ATCCTCCAAGGATAAACCCTGACGACCTCGCTGAGTTCAGAAAACCTGTCATAATCAAAACTGGGAAAGACGCAGTCTTCAAGCTGCCCTTCCTTGGCCGGGAACCCATGAAGATACAGTGGTACAATGAGGGCGAAGAGCTGCTGGAGGACACCCATATCAAAATCGAGAAGTCTTCCACACACAGCCGCCTGCTGCTTACCAAGTGCAAACGCAAAATCTCAGGAGAAATTAAGATAaagattaaaaatgaatgtggAACAATTGAGGCCATCACACAGCTTGTTATATTAG acaaaccaacaccaCCCCTTGGCCCTGTGGATATCATTGAAAGTTCGTCAACTTGCATTGACTTCAAATGGAGGATTCCCAAAGACAATGGAGGTTCCCCTATCACGGACTACATCATGGAGCGCCAGCAAATTGGCCGAAACAGCCGGAAGAAATTAGGCAAGATTGGCCCAGAGCCTAAGTACAGGGACACTGATGTGGATCATGGCAGAAAGTACTGCTACCATATCAGGGCGGAAACTGATCAAGGCATCAGTGAAAAGATGGAGACCGATGATATTCAGGCAGGGACAAAGG CATACCCTGGTGCTCCTTCTAAACCAACAATTGTTAGTGCTTTCAAAGACTGTATCAATCTTGCTTGGTCTGCACCCACTAATACTGGAGGAACGAACATTTTGGGATACAACGTGGAGAAACGCAAGAATGGCAGTAATCTGTGGGGCCTTGTCAACCCACCCGAAGAGCTCATCAGAG AGAAAAAGTATGCAGTGAAGGATGTTGTTGAAGGCCTCGAATATGAGTTCCGTGTATCAGCTATCAACATTTCTGGTGCTGGAGAGCCAAGTACGCCTTCTGAATTTGTGTTTGCAAGAGATCCAAAGA AACCCCCTGGTAAAGTTATTGACCTGAAGGTGACAGAATCCACATACTCTACCTTATCGCTGAGTTGGACCAAACCCACAGAGGAGGAAGGGGTCCAAGATGAGGCCAAAGGATACTTTGTGGAGCTCAGACCAGCAGAAGACCCAGAATGGGGTCGCTGTAACTCCAATGCTATCTTTATGACCTCCTATACTATCATGGGTCTGAAGTCTATGGCCATGTACTGGGTAAGAGTTGTAGCCACCAATGACGGCGGAGACGGTGAGCCTCAAGAGTTGAACAACTACATCATCGCAATGCCTCCTCCAG TGAGACCTCAGTTCACTGACAAAAAAATGAAGACCTTTATAGTGATGAAAGCTGGGAACTGCGCTCGAATCAACTTCAACTTTCAG GCTTCTCCAATGCCAGCTATCAAATGGCTCAAGGACGGCCTCCCTGTCGGCAAGCATGTGAGAGTGATCAACACGGACACGTCATCACAGTTAATGATCCCCTCATCAGAGCGCCATGACACTGGGATCTACACAATCATTCTCAAGAACCTTGTTGGTCAGGAGACCTCTAGTGTTGAGATAAGAATCACAG ATGAGCCCAAGCCTCCAGGCCCCGTGGAGCTGGAGGAGAATGTGTCGGGAACAGTGACGGTCTCCTGGACGGCCTCTCCGGATGAGAAGAAAGACGACAGGCTGCACTACATGATCACCAAGCGTGATTCTGTGAAGCGTACTTGGCAAACCGTAGCAGACCACCTCTTCAATAACAAGTACACCATCATCAATATCATGCCAGGAAGGCAGTATAAGTTCCGGATCTACACCAGGAATGACATGGGGCTTTCCAAACCCTCTGAGTCTGCGACCTGGGaagtgaagaaaagaaaag AAATATTTTCTTTGAACCTTCCTGAATCTAAAAACTGCAGCTTTGAGGCGCCTCCCTCGTTCTCTGTTCCGCTAAAAATGCACAACAGTCCAGAGAGCTACGAGTGCTACATGAGTTGTGCAGTGACAGGAAACCCCAAACCCTATGTTACCTGGTATAGAAATAGCATCAACCTCAACACCAACACTAACTACTACATCACTAACACATGCGGCGTCTGCTCCATGGTGATACTCAAAGTTGGGCCCAAGGACTGCGGGGATTACACAGTCATTGCAGAAAACCCTCTGGGCAGAGAGGAGTGTTCCACTAAACTTgttgttaaag ATTAG